Within Primulina tabacum isolate GXHZ01 chromosome 5, ASM2559414v2, whole genome shotgun sequence, the genomic segment gtgatgagctaccgaaaagaagatgcaccttcgtgatatgagtagtacaaatcaaatcttttaagccctcttcaactgtacagtcaattacattgaacagtctcggaatccctctcattcccgtgtgggtcggttcattcatgttccctccgcctagaagcctgccaggagccgctcattgtccgtgcaactgatggcaccggcgatcaccccccgccctcttcggccccggacctcacaaataaaattcataaaaaacacgatgatcacaaaatagagaatgatgttcctaaaaaaacacatgatgatcacaaaatagagaatgatgttcctgaagaaacacatgatgatgaaaatgttctatcagaaccacaaactgacgagaatcgtgaaatctctatcgattatattaatactgaaaaaatatggaaccgaaaagatatagaaaaaattgatgatatattttcttataatgtgccaatcgacatcataaatgataatgaagatcatgaaccaaaatctcttgatgaatgtaaaaatcgacaggattggataaaatgaaaatatgtcatccaggttgaattggattcgctaaataaacataatattttttggcctatagtccttacacctgaaggtgtaaaacctgtttgatacaaatgggtttttattcgaaagcgaaatgagaaaaataaaatagtaagatataaaactcgacttgttgcacaaggtttttctcaaaggcctggaattgattatgaagaaacgtattctcccgtgatggatgcaattatgtttcggtatttgattagcttggcggtatctgaaaatttagaaatacgtcttatggatgttgttacagcttacttattaTATAGATCActtgataataatatatatatgaaaatccctgaaggatttaagatatctgaagcacaaagttcaaaacccaagaatgttattatgtgaaattacaaagatcattatatgggttaaagcaatccgacCAAATGAtgtataatcggctaagtgatcacttgatgaaaaatggatatgtaaataattcaatatgccattgtgttttcattaagaaaacaacatctggatgcgtaattattgatgtatatgttgatgatttaaacatcattggaacgaataagaaaattcaagaatttgtgtcatacttgaaggaagaatttgaaatgaaggatcttggaaaaaccaagtattgtctgagtttaaaattgaacaaaaagaatgtggaatatttgttcaccagataaattatacagaaaagattcttaaacgttttaatatggataaatcaaatcttttaagtactccaatggttgttagatcattaaacatagaaaaagatccattccgtccatgtgaagatgatgaagatattcttggttcagaagtaccatatctaagtgctatcggtgcccttatgtatcttacaaattgtacaaagcctgatatatcttttgccgtaaatttattggcaagatttagcacatatccaacaaagagacactgaaatggaattaaacatatattccgttatctacgaggaacaaTAGacttgtgacttttgtattcaaaagatgctaatccaagtataattagTTATGCcaatgctggatacttatctgatccacacaaggcacgttcccaaactggatatgtatttactcgtggaggcactgcaatttcttggcgttcacagaaacaaacactcgtaacaacttcattaAATCATgtcgagattattgcactacatgaagaaAGCCGTGAATGTgcgtggttaaaatcaatgacccaacatatccaaatctcatgcggattatcattcgacgataAGCCtatgatactatatgaagaaaatgctgcatgtgttgctcaaatgaaagaaggatacataaaaagcgacagaactaaacatattcctcctaagttctttgcattcaccaaggagcttgagaagaataaatatattgatgttcgtcacattcaatcaagtgaaaactcatcagatctcttcacaaaggcacttcttacgacaatattcagaaatcacatatataatattgggatgtgcaatctacgaaatttgtaaagaattgttcgtgtcaacatgagggggagtttacgtgactgcactcatTTTTCCTTACattggtttttatcccaatgggtttttcctagtaagatttttaacgagtaagtataaaaacacgtaatgaagacaatcattatgatcatcatcctAAGGGggagtcttgaaaattagtattttaaaatatgtgtatttaatatttgaatgttgaaaattagtttgtgatgatgtatgtaatgatgaatttatttttagattatttgtaaagaaattctataaatagatctctcatttgtgaaaaaaatcacaattgagttgagagaaaaaaaattataaagtgtgtagtttggtaaattttgagagtttgagatttttactttttaccgtaaattttgactttttcataacaatatatatatatatatatatatatatccacagCCAAGCTGGATCCCACTTTCCTTCGCACTCTAAAATGGCATATTATGCAAACCCTTTGGTTATTCCCTTAGCATCGATCGTTGCAATTGACATAGATGACAAAAGAAGAACGCTTATCTTCCACTTTTGCTGTCTCATCCTAAGGTGCTGCATTATTCACTGTCGACCTATTTACCTTCGAATTTGGATCTGCAATTCCGTGTTCTCCTACTTCGATTGCTTGGGGAGAAAAGGGGAATACAATTGACTCAAGGATCGAGACATGGGGTGAGTGTTGTATGGTGACACGTGGACGGAACTGGGTATGGCTCCCTAACAAACTGCCTTGATGAATAGGAACGCAagctaaatatatattttaatttttttatcggTTCGGTCTTCTCAGTTTCGATATGTACAATCAGTCCGTTTGGTTGattgaaaaaacattttggtCAGTTCGATTTTGCTAagttcggttcggttcggttcggttcgatTGGTCACCTCTAGTTGGGAGGGTTGTTGGCCCTTCTATTGTGACTAAATCTTTGAATTGAGTGGGTTAAAGTTTGGAGGTAAGGTTGTGCTTCGGACAGAGATGTATTTGATTTGaatgattaaaatttttgaGGGATGCATTTTTAAATGGTATATTTTGGATGTATTTGAAATCCACTATAATTAGTGTTCACATCGCATAACTTGATATGAAGTTTACTTCAGTTTTGTCATTCAAACAAGTCAAGAAACATGCTTGGAGTACagaaaataatttctaagaATGTCTTCCATCAGTGTGTATAGTAGAGTGCTCAGAAATCGAACCAAAATGTAAAACTAAACCAAATCGTACGGTTCGGATCTTTTTTTGACTCAATCATagtttgaatttattttaaaatcaattagtCCGAAAAAATTTTAATGATTTCAGTtttggataaaaataaaatgaaccaaaacaatccaaaaaaattacattaattaaaaaaatttatgttaagTTAATGtgatttttcttaaatatagaaatatttttatctaaattttagttttatttttttaatttatgaacttTGTATACAACCTAAGTACATtgacaatttatttattttatactttATCCCAAATAAATATAATCACGACTCTAGaagtttagatttttttatatataaattgcaAAGAGGGTAACTTGTATCAATgttttaatatatgatattttacttATCACAGATTTAGCTCATGACCAAATAAAATGTTCACATAATTTTCATCAAGTGTCAGTTGTTACattttcaaatatctcataaTAATCCATTATAAaactcaaaacttaatataaataattcaaaCTAGACCAAAGGAAATGCATTGTTATAAATAATTCATggtttgattttaaattttatgaaaatgataaatatGGTTTGCGTtgagttttattttaaaatcgaATCAAACCGTAATTGAACATTTTAGCATCTAGGATAAATGTATTTTGTTCTGTTAAGTCAATAATAAATACGTTGCATCAAGGTTTTCATATGTTGGGTCAAACATTCAGAATCTTCAACACTTTTGAACTTAATTGTTCATGCATGTGCCGGACCCGAACACCAGAGGAATTTTTCAGCAATTTTgacaatattatttttcatcagTTTCCGAAACAGGGCCAAGGATGGGAGGACCATTTAAAAATTGACCTCGGCATGATTTATTTCATCTAAATTTCTCCGCAATATTATTTGAGttggtcttttgtgagacggtctcacggatctttattcgtgagacgagTTAAGCCTaccaatatttacaataaaaaaataatatttttagcataaaaagtaatacttttgtaAGAGAAACCCAAATAGAATACTCGTTTCATAAAATtgatccgtgagaccatctcacaggAATTTTTGTGATATTATTTATCTGGTTAGCTTCGTGTTTGCAGGTCAGCACCAGCTTTTCTCCGGAGAAAAATCTCTGGTTTGGACACATCTTGTTGTGCTCTCATCCCTCATCATTTGCATAACCCGACCTGGTGAAATTACCCACGTATTTTGCACTCATTTTTACCCAGTCGCATCATTGGCGTGATCATGTCCTCATAACAGTGCAACATAGCCATATTCTCGAACCGAGCGAGATGTTCTCGACTACTCTGGTTGACTCGGCCCATAGATGGCCTCAGAGTATTCAGTCTTTCGAGGATTTCAAGAAATTATGCTTACACCATTTTAGTAGCAGCAAGAAGTACAAGAAAACCACTTTCAGCCTGTTCGAGGTAAAGCAGAGCCCGGAAGAAAATTTAAGGGCATACATGAAAAGATTCAATCGAGTCGCTCTTGATGTCCCCTCCTGTGCCCCTGAAACAAAAACGACTGCATTCACACAGGGACTACGGGAGGGGGAGTTTTTTCGCTCATTAAGCAAGAAACTGCTCGGAGACTTTGAGGATCTTCTGGCCCGGGCAGAAAAGTATATTAACATGGAAGAAGCTCAGAAGCGAAAGTGAGATGCTTTGAAAAGAGAGAGAGCTGACAGGGTGGTCAGACTCGAGGAGAGAACTCATAAGAGGGTGAATGCGGGGAATTTTTCCCATCATGTGCCTTTGAATATTGCGCGGGATAGGGATGTCCGGGAGTGTAGCTCGGATAAGTCGCGAGACCCGAACCCCAATTCATAATTTGTTAGGTCCGAGAAAAAGAGATTATGCACCCTCCACAAGGCATGTTCTCATGACACAAGTGAGTGACGAATGTTGAAAAAAGAATATAGTCGCCCCTCCGAACACGAGTGCAACCATCAAACTGAAGAACGAGGTTGCCACCCTGGTCAACTCAACGTCCAGGGCCTAGCTCACACGTTGGTTCGCGAGGCGCCTCAAGTGGAAGAAGAAACCAGGAGCCAGAACGGAAGAAGGCCTCATCTCCTGCCACATGTgtaataaaaatgatttatggTAGTTCCACGGATGGTGATTCTAATCGGGCCCAAAAGGCACGAGGCAGGAGAGATTTTTTGGAAGTAGAAGGAGAAAAGAGGAGTGAGCTGACCATCAGCTTTGGCCCAGATGATCTCCGAGGAGTCAGCCTTCCCCATAATGGACGCTCTAGTGATCCAGGCCCGCGTTGCTAACTACGACGTAATGAAAGTTTTTGTAGATTCGGGCAGCTCTGTTAACGTCATATTCAAGGAAGTCCTGATGCAAATGGATTTGCAGGGGCACCACTTGGAGTAAGTAGAAACGACCCTTTTTGGTTTCGCTGGTCATGCTGTGTACCCGGAAGGAGAAATAATTATGCCATTAACCTTGGGCACCCGGGAACTACGAAAAACTGTTATGACTACTTTCACAGTTGTGGATGCCCCGTCATTGTACAATATTATCTTGGGTTGGCAAGCtatgaatgaattgaaagcCGTAGCCTCCACCTACCATCAAAAGATCAAATTCTCAGTCGAAAATCAGGTTGGAGAAGTAAGGGGAGATCAATCATCTTCCCGAAAGTGCTATGGGGAGACGGTCAAGGTAGGATCAGAAGAAGTCGAGACGGGAAGATAAATGAAAGAATAGGGCGCGGGTGGAGAAGGGGAAGCGCATTTTGTGGCGGAAAGAAGAGCAAGAAACTGTGGAGATCATGCCAGGAAAGGAGATCCGGGTGGCCCGAGACCTTGACTTATCCACTCGGGTTAGTCTACTTGAACTGTTTAAAAGCTAACATTAATGTTTTTACTTGGTCGCAACAGGAACCAGTCGGATTTCACACCTGGTGGCCGAACATAGGTTGAACATCATCCTAGGAGCCCGACCTATGAAGCAGAAAAATAGGCACTTTGGTCCAGAAAAAGACAAGGTGATTATCGCACAAGTCCGAGAACTGTTGCAAACCGATCACATTCGAGAAGTATAATTCCCTACATGGCTCTCAAATGTGGTATTGGTTCCCAAAACTACGATGAAATAGAGAATGTGCGTGGATTTCAGGGATCTCAATAAAGCTTGTCCTAAGGATTGTTATCCTCTTCTCCAGATCGATCAGATAGTGGATTCCACTTCTGGTTTCGAGTTGCTCAGTTTTATGGACACCTATCAGGGGTACCACCAAATCCCCCTGGCCAAGGCGGATCAAGACAAAGCCAGATTTATTACTTCTAGAGGCACATTTTGCTATGTGGTCATGCCTTTCGGATTGAAAAATGTCGGAGCAACGTATAAGCGCCTAATGAACAGGGTCTTCATGAAGCATTTAGGCAGGAACATTGAAGTTTATGTAGATGACATCTTGGCCAAGTCCCGGGAGATTTCCTGTTTTATTCCCGATCTTGAAGAGACATTTGCGACGCTTCTACAGTATGGGATTAAGCTCAACCCGGCCAAATGCATCTTCGGGGTAAAAAATGGTAAGTTTTTTGGGTTTCCTAGTTACAGATCGTGAAATTGAAGTGAACCCTGAAAAAATCAAGTCGGTACTCGATATGCCCTCCCCTCGATCTATCCGAGAGGTACAAAAGTTAAATGGGAGGATTGCCGCTCTTTCCCGATTCATCTCCCGGTCTACGCACAGGAGTTATCCTTTCTTTTAGCTCTTACAGAAGGCTCAAAAATTTGGCTAGGATGAAAAGTGCGAACAAGCATTCAGGGATCTCAAGAATCATCTAGCAGAGCATCCAATTTTGGTAAAGCCCGAACTCGAGGAGAAATTATTTGTTTACTTATCCACCACGGAGTACGCTGTCAGTTCTGCGCTTATCCGGGAGAAGGATTCCAACCAGAAGACTATATATTATGTTATCCAAGCTCTCAGAGGAGTTGAGCTCAGAtacagtgaagtagagaaaatAGCTCTAGCCTTGGTAATGACTGCTCGGAAGTTGAGGCTCTATTTTCTCTCTCATCCAATCGTTGTTCTCACCAACAGCCCTCTGGGGAGGATTATGACTCACCCTGAGGTCTCGGGAAGGATGGTAAAGTGGACAGTGGAGCAAGCGCTAAATTCATTGTCTATAGCTTGACTATGGAGAAGTAGCCATCAAATAGCGGCTTCCGTCCACAGTAAATATCATACAATATTACATATGGATCTTGATTATATGCGCCCTCGAGCTTGGCATGATATTGACATTGTAAGTTTGTCGCTCCAGCAACACTCGACAAAAACTGATTattaggggaagaacaatctaaTCCATAATAAAGCTCGTATAGGGTGTAATATTCTTGAGTTTGCGTTGATGGAAATAAAGAATCTACTGGTGCAATATATGTTAAGACCATATATGAGTTCAAATCCTTCGACTTGTGTTCTTCTTCATCCTCCAACTTCACTTATGCCTCATCTTAGCATAGGAATTTTCTACATGATTTGAATCACTTTCCAGCTCAAATACTTGTGGAAGATCATATTCAGGTGAAGTTTCTACATGATTTGAATCACTTTCCAAACCTTGGTTGTTTGAGTTGTCATCATCCACCCATACCTGATTGGTCGTTAATTGATCGGCAAAAATCGCTTCATTCTTTTGGCGGATTTCAGAACTTGGTTGCACCAGAAGCTCAATCTGTTCATCTATGAAACGCAAAGAGTTGATGTGAATTTCTAAATATTTCTTACTTATCTCTGCTGAATCATTGACCATCTTCGCCCACTGAGCCACAATTTCATCTAAATGTGCACTACGCTTTTCTTGTTGCTCAAATGGTTGGTTTACAAAATTGGGGCAAAATTGTGGAGGATATTGGTGACTCCAACCCTGCAGTGAAGGATCACAATGCCAGTGGTAGTCGAAATATGTCATATCATCTAACAAGTGCATCGCATTATTATAATCTCTATTAAACAAGAGACTACCAGTTGTCAAAGCTCCATAGTTTACCCAACTTCTTGTTGCCTCATCCAAATCAATATAGAAAATTTGAATAAGGGTGTAGTTTGACAAATCATGGTACCGATATTTGGTTGACAAATCATGGAATATCCCCCAAGCAACATAGAATGGTTCCGAGTATTGTTGGACAAAATTCGTGAACACTTCTCGATGATCCATCTCGAAGTACCtcagaataaaataaaataaattaaataaattagaaaaaatagaaaaaaaatcgtCTAGTATCAAGcaaacaatttattataatattaaataaattagtcacatgcaacggcgccaaaaacttgaccgacgatttcgattgggaataaatctagcaagcggactaggtcaagttatagtaaatagatgatgagtccaagtatcgatctcacagagactaatatttaattactagaatttatatcacttaacttaagctaaacaacataaataaaaaacGATATCTGGATTATTAATCTAaactattaaataaatttacaatTAAAAACGAGGGATTCAAATATCAAGGAGGgaatcaaattcaaataaataactaagacaCATAACGGTACCAAACTCTACTATGTTGAGACGTGTTAAaatccaattaattatttaattcttgacaatcaTGGTGAAATccccaattttatttattaagcAATACCTCGTGTCAATAAACctatttaaatctaacagtccaattatttctaattgaatttaattagatctaaatgcattaaatcttTGTGGAATTTCAATTTTCACCTAAAACCCCACACTGAAACCGAAcactatttctagtcaatttaaccatgtgttgatgacgtctttgttgctatatttaaccAATCATTTTCcgattcgtgattaatcaacaaacatgtaaatagttgatcaggctattaacaagaaatattaagtcaacatcaatcaataattaaaatcaagaaaaataatatattgaaaataaacaaaatatcaataaagtaTTGTTTGGCCCTATCGTGGTCTTAGTCTAAagaaaattatttcataaattcaaaacataagtgaaaattcatgtttaagttcatagaagaaaacaaaataaagaaGGAATAAGAGAAATTCTCGGTGATTTTTGGCGTGTGTTGAGGAATTCCTCATGCTTCTGGCTCTTCCTGTTGTTCACGTACTATGTCTTTTATATTTCTTCGTGGACCTAATCTTCCAACTCCTTGAAGCTCATTTCATTTCTAAACATTGTAGATAAAATTGtagatatttatttttcagttttgAAGTTTCAGTACCTCTATCATATCTACATagattttcttccaaaatttcaaTAATCTCAAggtaataaaatataagaatatttatttccttTTTTTGATATTTGGTTTTCTTTGAAATTTTGTAAAATTATCTTATCTCCAAAATTAAgcatttttcatcttttattcaaatctacaaatattataaaattaattcaaataagtACAAAATTAAAGATAATAATTATAGATAAGCatcaatattataaaattaaatcctAAAATCTCTATAAGATTTGGGCTTATCATAGCTCtcttaaattcattaaaaatagATGTTCTTGGATGGATCAATAGATGAAAATCCGTAATAACACAATATCTACACTGACAAATCTAAGGAACATTTTAAATTCTACATTGATGATGCCTTTTTAATTCAGACAAATAACTTTCACAcgatacaataaaataaaaaccttCCCAAGATTAGTACATTCCAATTCTCATGGTCGATTTACAACATTTTTTTGTTATATCTACGTATGGAAGGATCTCATATCATAAGCATCAAGTTCTTTCAAAATAACCGAATTAAGGCATGAAGGGAATCCTAGAGTTTCATTGTCCAAAAAATAGTCGCGAATAGAGCAGACAGGACATCGTTAAATGCTTCATTTTGAACAGGATGAAACCTTCTCAGGTTAACACTGAACTTTCGTCCGAAACCGATCTTCTAGAATTCAGGCCGGTCTTAATGGGGGCCCAAATATCTGCTCCATTGCTACTCGCAACTCCGTCAATCAACGAAATTGGGATGACACACAAGCCTCTACCATTAAGGCCATTGCAAGTTTCCATTTCCTTGAAGAAAATAGCAACAGCATAACACAACAAACTTGATGAACACAGATTAAAGAACCAAATGCTGTGCAAATCTTCACAAGGCAGCATAGTCTAAGCAATTGCCATTTAACAGCAATTTATGAGTTTGTTTCAAGGCAGTAAAACTACAACACATCTATTGCAAATGTGTCATCACAAAAACCTATAATAGAATTCGTTTAGATTTAGGAATTCGCAACCATAGCAGTTCATCGAATTAGCCAAAGAAAGATGAATCTACCTGAAAGCATGATTCATAGAAAGTACATCTTATTTTACAAACATAACCCATAAGACAAGCATACTCTACAATATAACGAATTAAAACTCACCAGTGGTTGGGTCGTTGGTTTGCCATATAGGTATGGAGCACTCAAGACCTGAAAGTGTGAAAAATAAGGTGTTTCTAGCTTTTCTAGGTATCAAGAACGTCATCATTTATTAGCAGTAAAATTTATTGGTCAGCAAAGATAAAATTTCGAAGCACTTTTGTAATCTGTAGTCAGATGAAATGAAATTGAAGCTCGAAAGGCCGAGTACCTTAACCTGTTCATGAAGGAATTTTATGTATTCCATTGCCTCAAAAAGTACTGAAGCTGTATCGGTCTGTAAAAGAATCTAACTTTAGCACTGGTGGTAATAATCAGTGAAAATTTGTAAATTGAGAGGTGAAATCATTTATGcaccaaaaaattaatttttcccgaCAATGCCACCCGCTACAGGGAATTGTTCGGCCTTAAAAAAATGAGACATATTAAAGAATGAGAGACCATATCCTAAACAGTTCTAGTGATGCATATATATTGTTTGATGCACAGATTGCAACAATCTGAAaagcatgctagcatacacattTATATCTTATGAAATACAAAATAGGAATGAGTTGTTAAAAAAAGAATGAGTTTAAATTAATTTgtgataaatttatttatttctaatgCATGTTTGTGGATACATAAAATTATGAAAGCATGTTAGTTTAATAAATTCATGtgatttatttgtttattttgcatgcttgggtacacacatgtttatatttttgtgagatgcatcacagaAATACGTGGTTAATCTATTTCTAAGGCATGATTATACGAACAAGTAATTTTATTTTGTGATATATTTAGTGTGTCACATATAGTGGGAGTATGGTAGTAGAATTTTTTCTCCTACATAATTCTGAGCATGAATAAATCCCTGCTTCTTCACAATGTGAGTCCTTATAGACTAATATTTGTTGATCTCGTTATTTTTTTGTACAC encodes:
- the LOC142547461 gene encoding transcription factor bHLH153-like isoform X3, with protein sequence MMEHKRSLSSLDQSSFVNLIPKRLKTDVALSPKDKKEKISERISALQQLVSPYGKTDTASVLFEAMEYIKFLHEQVKVLSAPYLYGKPTTQPLEMETCNGLNGRGLCVIPISLIDGVASSNGADIWAPIKTGLNSRRSVSDESSVLT
- the LOC142547461 gene encoding transcription factor bHLH153-like isoform X2 translates to MFEELIEKKMMEHKRSLSSLDQSSFVNLIPKRLKTDVALSPKDKKEKISERISALQQLVSPYGKTDTASVLFEAMEYIKFLHEQVLSAPYLYGKPTTQPLEMETCNGLNGRGLCVIPISLIDGVASSNGADIWAPIKTGLNSRRSVSDESSVLT
- the LOC142547461 gene encoding transcription factor bHLH153-like isoform X1, with the protein product MFEELIEKKMMEHKRSLSSLDQSSFVNLIPKRLKTDVALSPKDKKEKISERISALQQLVSPYGKTDTASVLFEAMEYIKFLHEQVKVLSAPYLYGKPTTQPLEMETCNGLNGRGLCVIPISLIDGVASSNGADIWAPIKTGLNSRRSVSDESSVLT